TGGTCTATAATTGTAGAGTGCTCATCCCTAAGGAGAAAACCATTTAAAATGGCCAGTTCACAGACCACAATCACATGGAAAGTTTACAAAGCATTGCTCTACTTGGCCTTGGAAGAATTCTTGGGCAACCATCCTTTTAATCGCATCACTCTGCCCCCAACAACCATTATAAAGTGGCTACACGTATAGCTCATGTGACTACCACACATGGAAGGCAAGGAATGTATGAAGATTGTACTAAAAGACTATGTAGGGGTTATACTTACCCTTGCCTGGAAAGCAGTTTATTGATAGGTGCATTTTGTCCTTGGCTTGGCTGAAGGATTCTATTGAAAGTAAATGTAGAAGTGTAAAGATTGATTATACTTtaaagtatatgtaaatcagATCCATTACAAGAAATACatttgtttaaaataaaatataaataaatagtctTCGTAGCCATATCCTGacaatggctgctttcttctagaaactacatctctgcataggttgTGTGTGTTACATAAACTCTGCTGTACTGAAGTGAATAGGACTGATATGCAATGCCatatacaacctgtggacaggtgtggcgctgcttGTGGAAGAAGGCAGCAATGTTCTCCAGTTTCAGAACGCCGCTTGAAATAATGTGAATAATCTAACAAATGTCCTTATAAACAGCAGGTATCAGGACTATAAAGGGTATTTTTGTGTAGTATTCTCACTCACCTGGGATCCAAGGCCTTGGGTTTTGAGATAGGTTTCCTATTTGACATTCCAATTTCTACTGCCCTACAAAATGAGAGTTTGTATGAGAATAGAGTTTGGTTCATTATACAGATAATTCAGGCCAATAGAAAATATGATCATCTCAATATGGAATGCTAAGGGAAGTTTTCAGTAGACAAGAAAGACACTGCTCGCATCATGCTATGTTAACATGTTTGGAGTATGTCCCAGGAAAGCTTCTGTATGAGGCAAACAGTACAGCGATGCTTAAAGGAATTTAATCAAAATCCATCTCTCTTCTGTCCTATGGATTACAGATAACTGATGGATCACAGATAGATCCCACTGACTTCTAATGGGGATCAGACACTTTTTCAGCTTTTTATGGCAAGTACATACAGACTGTTATTGTTGCCATAAAAATGCAGAACCCAGGCAAAACACAACAGTCTTGCATAAATGACATTTTAGCTCACATATGATCAAACGGAAATAATCTTTGTAAAAGCTGGATGATAAAATACATAAGACATTTAAGTCTGTTTTTAACTCCTCAATTACCATTTTGTTTTGCAGCttacgctgagttcacaccagcgttcggtctccgtctgtcgggtttccgtcttctgcagacagaagacggaaacctgtaagacagtgtccagccgtgagtgccggtgagcgttttggcctctctgcagcgaaaacagttttttttaaaactggacatagagtcctgcatgtccgactttgtgtccggttaaaaaaaaaaaaaaaaaaataatggtttcGCTGcgaagagcacaaaacgctccccggccggacacttttcaaacccattaatttgaatgggtttgaaaaatgcttgcaggtttccgtctcctgcccagtttcaggcaggaaatggaaatctgaaagcggagaccccgggtgcagatgtgaacgagcccttagtaaccAAACCAATTTTGGGCACTTTTCCATTGTTGCATACCAAGTctcatagcattttttttttccccatcgcACACTGGCATAGCCTAATATGGATATACTAAAGCAGACCTGGAGGCCTTAATTAGGCTCTCGGCTGCCATGTAAGCGCATCACTACCTTGCAATCAGGTGCCCAATAGATGGTGCTCCCTCCCTCTGAAACCATTTTATTGCCACGGTCACTATTTACTGTAGCAAAAGGGTTAAATGCCTGTGCTCGGAAATCTTTGGATCCTGGCTGGACTCTGTTTATTGTGAGGCAAGTGATGTAGAAAAACTATCGCATCGGAATAGGGCCTGTTAGCTACTGACATAGAAAGTCTATAGGCCCATCACTAAGTTAATACCACACTGGCTTGTAGTGTATATGTAGTTACCTGGTAAGCTTTTTCCTATCCAGAGATTTCTGAGTTGCTGATGACAGAGTCACCCTATCCCGAGGGCTCTTTACTTTTTCCTGTATTATAAAATATTAatcttcaatcattaaaatttaTACAAATCAGCAAATCTTTAACATAATGAAATGTCatttgtctgcatatacaatatgGTCAGTATAGCATCATACTATATTTTTAGTACAGACAAATAATTCATCATCTGAAAAGTTCTGgtacaaaaaaaatttcaggaaAAATATCAATTTATAATATTAGAAGACAGAAAGTGAAGGGGCCCTTCTGTGAGCCCCCCTAGATAATTCAACATACAATGCACTGGGGTTGATCATCAGCCAAAGTAGCTAATTTTatcaatgtaccgtatatactcgagtataagccgagtttttcagcacagtttttgtgctgaaaaagccccctcggcttatactcgagtcaacaaaaaaaaaataaaaaaaatgacaagCCACGATAGTAATGCatagaatatcccataaaatagtggagggggggggggggggaagaaaaaaaaaagaagctttaaaagggctctatcagcaaaatcatgctgatagagcccaacatatgcgtgaatagcctttaaaaaggctattcaggcaccataaatgttatgttatattacactagaaGAGAAGAGATCAACCCTTTTATCTTAAGTGAGCCAAGCAGAGCCATAGATGTCTGGCAGTGATTTATTCCCCTCtacctgttagggtaagttcacacgaggttttttagatcggaacctgaggtttTTATATATTTATCTGATATGGAAATAAACGATACAAACACTGTGAAATTTAACAATTACCATCTGCCTGAGCATCTTCTCACGTCGTAATTCACGGTCATGAGCCAGAATATTCATCCGTTCTGTGGCATCAGTTGCAAAGAAGATATCGTGGATTTCGTACAGTGCTGCCCGCAGCTTCAAACAATATTAAAAGGTTTTAGGTTAATAATCAAATATACTGCGATCCACATTCTACATGGCAACTACATGATAGACAAGGGTACGGTCAGACAGTGACAGGCGGCTTTCTGCCATTGTTCTAACCGGTAGATTCAGCCTCAAGATTCACTGGCCATCTCTAGCGATCACACACATCTAATAACTTCAAGGTACAACAGTGTTGACTAAATGTGCCATTCTTAGAACATgactattacagtatatagacaaTCCTGGCACAGCTATGTGTGCGAGACTCCTATGACCACAACTTTGGCTAGGGAGTACTGTCATATAGAGGTCGTCCTCTGGGTAATACAAGTTATTTTAGAGATTTTCTGTTAAGAAAAAGAGCAGTTTCCCCCGGCTTGAGCCACACAACTTCAGACTCCGCAAGTTAGCTGGGGGTCTGTGCTCTGGGACTTTCACTATTGTTGGGAACAAGGTTCTTGGTTGGAGAGCAAACTAACCATGCTACTATCCCTTTACAAAAGCTTGAATGAGAATTTCAGAAATAGCCAAAAGTGATCATTCAGCTGTTTCTGAAAACTCCATTCACTTTAAATGGGAATGAACATATTCAACTATTTCTGATACCGTATTCAAGTGGACAAGAACAATCCCTCTAATATCCAAGTAATAACACATAGGGGAAAATAACCAGAAaactgaaatataaaatataaaaaaggaaAGAACTTGGACCAGACCAAAGTACTTGTTGTCTCTCACCTGAGCTACAACTCTTTCCTGTAATGAAATGTCCTGTGCAGACACTAGTCCTCTGCTTGGCTGAACTTCTGTATGAAACGTTTTAATAAACTCTGCAGTATCCTAATAAACAAGAAAATAATTGTAATATAGTAGAAAAGGATGAACTTGCTGCAAAATCAACCATCCCATATCTTATAAGATAATGGAGCACACAGGAAATATACAGAGCACTGGGAAACCTATGACACGTACTTTCACGGTTTGCTTTAGATTCTTCAGCTTCTCGGTCTGCATTAATCTCCGTACAAGGAAACCTTTGGCCAGTGCACTCACTTTATTCAGTTTTCTTTGCATTTGTGGACTATAAACCTTCAAACACAAAAGAATGAATATGAATATATTGACAGTTCTCCATCAGTGCATATTAAAACATGAAAGTAGATTAAGACCAAAGTTAACCAAGGACACCTTGACTGGAAAACTGGCACGTGTTATATAGGAAGAAATTGCCATTTCTGTCCATTCATCAAGTATGAAATATTAAGAGGCCAAGGCCTTTTGATAATTCAGGCATAGATACTGCTGTCGGGGACTTCATTAAAGGGTTGTCCGgtctaaaattttatttaaagtaAAGTAAAGAAAACCATACTTCCCTGTCCCTAGTGCAAtccagtcctgcagctctgttgtCTTCCGGTGAAAATATCTACCCCACGTGACATCTGAGGCCAATCAAAGGCCTCAACAATGGACCCGGAGACGTCACCAGTTCCCttcctgaggtcagtgattggcattagcagtcacgtgaccactaaaGTCAATCAGTGCCCTCACCGGAGAGAAGGGATCTGGAACGTCACAGCAGGTGAGAAATTCATCAACAAGTAGGTGGACGACCAGATTGTCCTGGGAGGACACCGgcgcattggggacaggtgagtttttCCCCCCACCTCTCTTGGCCTAATTAGAAAATActatttagcctggacaacctctttaacaccgGCATACAGAAATAGAGCCAGTCTTAATATTTtagaataatataaataaaataatattttagaaTTTATTATCTGACGCTCATGCAAACTTAAAAGGAGTTAtcattcagatttttattttttatttttaaccaattctctcttcttttatttttaattttgcaaatgaaAGAAAATTAGTCTTCACAGagtacagggggcgttccccttgTGCTCAGAGCACACCCGCATCATCGTTCTCTCCCCCTGCATCACCACCCCCACGTTTTCCTTACTGTTCACGCCTTCTACCCCTCTTTGCTTCTTTCCCTCGTCGGCACGAAACAAAATCTTGTGCTTTAGATGTCTCTTTCTAAAGCAATGCAGGAAAAGGATGATGACATGGGCCAAAGAAAATGAAGAAGGCGTAAACAGCAGAGAAGAAAGGGACAGCGATGCAGGGAAAGGACATTGACAcaggtgtgctcggagcacaaaGGGGAACTCTCCCTGTGCTCCGTGAAGACTAATTTGCAGAACAAGAAAGGggctttttttatattaaaaaaaaaaaaaaaactggcgagATTCAGTAAAAGAAAGGAATGTCTTCAAtgctctttcttaaggctacaggAATATAggattagttaaaaataaaaagtttgaaTGATAGACCTCCTTTAAAGGCTTTTCCCACAATAGATATTCATGGTAAATATCTGATAGCTGGAACCAGCACTGATCACTAGAACATGGGTAGCCTTATGTTTCTCCTCAAAGCACAATCACTGTCAGCAacttgaatggagcagtggtcacacaCATGCCTTGTGTCCTACTCAATGTCAGCGGCTTGGACAGAAACAGTCAAGTTATGTATTTGGATATCTCTGGCAGTCTCAGACTTTGAATAGCCTGACACACTGGCATGCATGACTGCTGTTCCATTCAGTGTTGCGCTGTGTGGAGGCTTGTGGGCATTGGAAATCcctggtctagtaatcggtgaggttcccagtgatcagacatacCACTTGTCCTGAAAATGGGTGATAAATGTCTATTTTGGTAAAACCCTTTCATGAGCTGTTCTTGCAATAAATCAAGTTAAGGTACTGTACAGAGAATTCTCTAGATCATTCCACATAAAAATAAAGGATTTGACAAGTTGCAGTGTCAGGTCAGTGTCAACAACAATTTAAGTGCTCCCTGTATAGTTTGATAAGGAGTTTTAATGACATAGGAGAAAAAGTTTACACCAAAGATTCCAATAAACAAGTCACCTGAGACCATCTGGTCTTTGGTCTGTTAAGGGACCTGGAGGCTGATATTTTTGGTGCTCTGCTCTCTGCTGATCCCCAAAGACTGAACGGCGACTCAACTGTGGAACCATAAGTTTGCTGCGAAGGAGCAACAAGCGATCCAActgtaaaaatagaaaataaaaactacCTCAGGGAAGAGAAAAGCACATCAACAAAGTCATGCAGAAGGATTCGCCAATTATTATGCAAGAGGCAAGCAGACAGAGCAGTCACTGGTTTCTTATTTTAGGCACTGACATGGTCTCCTTGCATCATCTACCTTTAGTCATTGAACTAGAATTACACCTTCAAAGATTACTTCATTAAACATTTGCTCCATGAGTGGTGCAGAATATACTTGGCAGAGCTATAGGATACgatactaaaccacccacaggcccTTATAGATCTGTgagttagtgtcccaaatagcccaGTCCTAACTGTACATGATTgtaatggcaaaaaaaaagtctcattGGACTCCTCTCTAGTGCGCCCAATGCCCGTATAGCTCACTGAAgctgggagaagtataagtgcatGCATACTGAAAATGAAGTGTACTGCTATGGCTTTAGTGAAGAGCCGTGTGGGTGTTGAGGGTACAGAAGaagggtaaatatatatatatttttttttttatcccagccTCGTAGAGAGTTAGCATAGAGCTATCTGGGACAATAAGCCATCTGTCCATAAGGCTCTGTGAGTGCTTTAGTTCCCCAAATagtcctgacaggttccctttagctAAAGATACATTATATAATAGGACCTATATAGATTTTCTGAATGAGCAACAACTACGGTAGGATAGAAACCTAAGACAGGACCTTACCTGTGTTGACAGAGTGACTAATCTCTAAGTGACTCTCAGACGGACTACTGTCACTTCTATCGATCCAGTCGGACCTCATCCTGCCACTATCCAAACCACCTTGATCAGAAGGCAGGTCAACATCCTTGAACCTCAGTCTTCTCCCTTCTTCTTCAAACTCCTGAAAGAtacatagcagtagcaaaaaaacaGGTCACAACTTTTAGCCCGTGACTTATTTTCTTGTATCCTCTCATAGGTTGTTCATGGAATTCCAGacagcttgaaaaaaaaaacaaaagacaaaaactATAGGTAGACAAAGTTAGCAATACGCAATGCTCGCCCATTTTCAGCAATCCCTTCATTTCCTAGGCATGTCACTTGGAAATTAGGTCATAATTTTCAATATTGGTAAAAGTGACAATAAAAGAAGGAATTTTACAATTTTTAAACCAGAAATGGTCAATCTAAAGATTACAGATAAACTATGGCTAGGGGGCCCAGTATATCTCAGCAGATGGCAGCTATTCCACCTACTAATCCCTCAAGTGTAAGTCTGAGCAGTTGTGATATGATGTCAGTATGGTGTGACATCTGGCATATAATGCctgaaaaaaaatgcttcaaaaacacAGGATTCACCAAGAAAGTTAGAGGTGATATGGCGTAACATGGGATTAAAAAGGAGGAAGAGAGAAGGACTGAAGTTTTTGAGATGATATTTGTGGGCTGTCACTGTGATATGGGGGACACTTCTGGGGGTTTCAATTGTGATTTTGAGGCACCTCTGTTTTACACccatcaatttaaaggggttgggagTAAGTTTTAACATTATCCCTCATCTACAGGATGGAATGTAATATGTTTATCAGTGGTGGTCCGACCACTTGGACCCCCAAAAATCACAAGAAGAGGGATCTCATTACCCTGTCGAGCATGCACACTGACAAATCAATTTACTGTCTATGGAGGTGCCAATGATAGCAGATTCATAGAGTAGAAAATGAGTGGAGTGGCAGTGTGCAGCTACACCATTTAGACATGGGAACGACTGGTGGTTGGACCCAGGGCTGAGAAGTCGGATTTGGGACCAATTGCGGGTTGAGTCGGGAAAAAGTTACAGacactggcttcaaaataaaacagCTATGTATGAAAAAATCCCAGTAGGAGCTGGAGTCTGGCTATGACACTATAGGGAAGTTTGGCTTATTGATGCCACAACCCAAGGAGCACCTCTACTGATCAGCATGTTATCTGGTTAGGGGGTAGCATAAAAACTTGGTTCGACCTCTTTAATAATCAAGTAGACAAGAACACATCTTACTTGATATAAAGCTAAATAACGAAACTAttatgtgacgctgggttcacaccagtgtctggactctgttatcaggtttcagtcttctgcatgcatgcagaagacggaaacaggTCATTCAGAGtatggccgtgagcggcggtgagcgttttgagctctccgtggcgaaagtttttgtttttttttaaaccggacacagagtactgcaggtcgactgtgtctggtttaaaaaaaaaaaaaacggttttgctgtggagagcctaaaacgctcacggccggacacttttcaaacccattcaaatgaatgggattgaaagatgccggcaggtttgtctcctgccctgttttgtgcaagaaacggaaacctgcagaactgagtcccgggcgcagatgtgaacaagcccgagATGACCCTGTAAGGAGAACTTAAAGGTTCCTAAATAAGGGAGATTCTAGTAGTTCTGCTGGCAAATATCCAATACTTCTAGACAAGATGTCCTGAAAAGGAGCCAACAAGAAAACAGAGAAATTTAGAAGTAGTTTCTTGAAAAGTTCTGTCTCTTGAGAAACTGTAAGCGATACTCCCTGAGTGATTTCTCTCTAAGCACCATGTCTGAGAAGTGCTGTAATCCGCTTTATTGTGCAGATGCATGTTACTTATGATATTGGATTACCCTCTGAAGCCTCTCTTGTTCCCTTTCTTGCTCAGCAATGAGCAGTGACAGCTGATAAGCGTGCTGTTCTTCAAGTTTCTTCCTCATTTCTTCAAAAGCCAACATCTTCTTCTTTAGGTTGTCTTCTAAAAACATAAgagaatttttagaatttttgtgtACAATATGAAGTTAAATCATAAAGCCATGGTTTACAGCAGGACTACCCAGGCATACACTAATGTGGCACACCTCAGGACTTGTGTGATATTGCCTATGGTATATATAAAAGACAAATATACCCTCACCCACCACATAAAGAAAACATACTTTCGAGAAACTGTGAACTAAAGTCAGAATATCATACGTGAAGACTTTCATGACCACAGTGGTAAATCATGTGGACTCTATGGATAAAATGTGACCACTGAAGGGCCACCATGGTCATCACAGATGTTATATAGCTATGTGCTGATGATAAACAAACTGGTGGGATATGGTAAGTATTTTACCATTCTCCGTAAAACTGTTAGGCATGATATTTACCTAATGTGCTATTCAGTAATATCTCACTCTTGGTTGCACTGAGGGACGCACTGAGACTTCTTCTCTCATGAAGCCACCTCTTCTCGTCTTCACTTGGCACTGCGGAGTGTTCGCTCTGGGTACTTTCCTGATCCAGATCGAGTCGCCGCATGACCTGAACGTCAAAATTATTCTCAATAAGCTGCCCCCTCATGGCAGACACATTAGGGGTGTCCGAAGCTTGATTTGTACTCTGGCCTTGCAATAAAATAGGAGATGGGGTTTCTACATCATAAGATTTATTAAGTTCTGCAGGTGAATTACGTTTTACCACGTCCAGTGGAGGATATGGCTTCTGTACATTTTCTGGTGTTATGGTTGGAAGGTCACCATGCTGGCTTAAGGCGTTCCCCTGCTGGGTGTCTACAGAGCAAGGACTTGCTAACTGGACTCCTCTACACGTTGGGGTGTAAGTGGCATCAGTGACAGTTCTTGAATTAATGACTCTATTATCGGGGTCCATCTTTGAGTTACTTCTCGAGTGTCTGCTTGAATTTGGGACAAAGTCGATATGTTCACTGAAGGAATGTCTTTTCATGGAGGAAACAATCACTTTATGCTTGTCTTTTGGCACAATTTCAGAAAGTGAGGTTTCAAGATGCGTCAGGTCCATCATTTTCCCTTTTTCTTTGGGACTTAATTCATAAGCATTGACTGGGTGATTTATGACAATGTTTCCTGCTGATAAGGGCCTGGGTCTACGTCTGTGCATTTTGGGGCTTAAACTTGGCTCGGGACTTGGTAGTTTGGCATAGGAACCTGTAAGGCTTTTTATCATGTTACTTTCATAGTCCAGCATATAGCCACTTCTAAATTCTTCATCGGATTCATGATCAGTACCAGAAGAAGTTTCTGGTCTCGAAGGGATGTCCACTTTAGAGAAAGGTGACAGAGCACCTGAGTTCGGACCTTGAGATAAGGCTGCTTGTAACAAGGTATTGGACTTATTTAGTGTTGGCTTGTCAACCATTAATGGGCTGGAGCTTCTACTCCGGTGAGCAAGTCGAGTCTTTTCTTTGACAGAGTCACTAATTTTAATGCTGTCATTCTCCTTGTCTGAATGACTTTCAGTAGAACTTCCCTTTGAGCTGCCTTTCATGCTTCTTCTGCTTTGCTCGATATACTCCCGAGACTTCTTCAAGAGGTTTTGTAAGCTCATTACATATGGATCTGGAGCATTCTTGGTGGTAGGTGGTAAATCACACACTGAGGTCTCTGGAACGGAGCCGTCTATGCTCTCCATGGATACAGCCTTTGCATTGTTTGCAGCAGGGCTCTTGTTCTGAGTCACGGGCGCACAGTCCTTACATTCCTTAGTAGGGATTTTCTCTGTGACTTTTAGCTCTTTTCTGGAAATCAAGTCTTCCACGGATTTCTCAAACTTTGCAGATCCATTTTGGGAAGAATATAATGGAAAGTTAAGTGCATTAGGAAGGATTGCAAAGCCATTCATGTTCTTCGGATGGGAGCTTTGATCTACGGTTTCATTCTCTGCATTGGGCTCAAAACTTGAAACGCTTTTAGCCTGTATTCAACAAAGAAAGATGATAAACATTACACTGGAGACATAGCATAGGCTTACATGAAAATATACCACATGCACAGCAGAATTAATTTATGATGTGTATCATACTATGGTTATATTCACATTGCAGGTTTTGATCAGGTTTTTGATCAAGAATGGCAACTATAAAGGGCacactaaggctatgttcacatctgcgttggagagaGAGTAGGTCCACACTGGATGACGCTTTTGTGATgtgaccctgcagattttttgcagacctcatgcacatgactgtagtcTTTATCCGCAATTGAGGAGAGAagtacagacccattcattttttgTGGCCATGCGTCCCTGCCGTATTTAAGGTCCTTAAATTATGAAGCATGACCTATTTTTGTCCACATTTGTGGCACAGACAAGTACAAGTCTTTATGAGGATC
This region of Leptodactylus fuscus isolate aLepFus1 chromosome 8, aLepFus1.hap2, whole genome shotgun sequence genomic DNA includes:
- the CCP110 gene encoding centriolar coiled-coil protein of 110 kDa is translated as MEPYEEFYNKQLARLQGQTISTEPETTDPKRVSVFQFHGVAVLSPLLTAEKRQEMQQYRQRAIEVNEKRLNNKKKSLLNRVQEILDTVQAKSVSSFEPNAENETVDQSSHPKNMNGFAILPNALNFPLYSSQNGSAKFEKSVEDLISRKELKVTEKIPTKECKDCAPVTQNKSPAANNAKAVSMESIDGSVPETSVCDLPPTTKNAPDPYVMSLQNLLKKSREYIEQSRRSMKGSSKGSSTESHSDKENDSIKISDSVKEKTRLAHRSRSSSPLMVDKPTLNKSNTLLQAALSQGPNSGALSPFSKVDIPSRPETSSGTDHESDEEFRSGYMLDYESNMIKSLTGSYAKLPSPEPSLSPKMHRRRPRPLSAGNIVINHPVNAYELSPKEKGKMMDLTHLETSLSEIVPKDKHKVIVSSMKRHSFSEHIDFVPNSSRHSRSNSKMDPDNRVINSRTVTDATYTPTCRGVQLASPCSVDTQQGNALSQHGDLPTITPENVQKPYPPLDVVKRNSPAELNKSYDVETPSPILLQGQSTNQASDTPNVSAMRGQLIENNFDVQVMRRLDLDQESTQSEHSAVPSEDEKRWLHERRSLSASLSATKSEILLNSTLEDNLKKKMLAFEEMRKKLEEQHAYQLSLLIAEQEREQERLQREFEEEGRRLRFKDVDLPSDQGGLDSGRMRSDWIDRSDSSPSESHLEISHSVNTVGSLVAPSQQTYGSTVESPFSLWGSAESRAPKISASRSLNRPKTRWSQVYSPQMQRKLNKVSALAKGFLVRRLMQTEKLKNLKQTVKDTAEFIKTFHTEVQPSRGLVSAQDISLQERVVAQLRAALYEIHDIFFATDATERMNILAHDRELRREKMLRQMEKVKSPRDRVTLSSATQKSLDRKKLTRAVEIGMSNRKPISKPKALDPRILQPSQGQNAPINKLLSRQGSICKKNPKKEAKCCDNLRRQHSLG